The genomic region GCATggcattattttctatggagaggggaggggtgagcagcactctcctctccagtgcacctgACATATGCCTGGCCATGGCCAGGTGGACATACGTCAATGTGAATGCACCACATCATTAGGACTCCAGAGCCATTAATAGCTACAGAGGAAACCGGGATCCAGGCTCCCAACTCTGAAATGTGAAGTCTGGGGATGGGACACCAAGCGTTATAGTTATATATGACTTCTATAAAAAGTCCCTGCATACCCATGGGACAACCAGACCACAATTACTGTTTGGTGGGAAcgcagggattccttgcatcatgtaTAAACCTCCATGCACATAgacatgggggagattcatcgtAAAATAGTGTATGAGAAAATCTCAAATAAATCTCATAAATAAATAGGCTTAGGCTTCATGATGTATCTAGCGAGGGCTGTagtgcagtacagtatagagtaggTATGGAAATTATTTAgacccatttacatttttcactctgtttcatggTAGCCAATTGGCAAggtcaaaaaagtttatttttggtttattaatgtgccctccgcccccattttgacagaaatatcatatggtcataagtatttagtccctggtgataagtattcggcccctttgctcagtgttgagtagaagctttggagctggtgcagccgggagtcttcttgggaatgatggaatgagtttctcacccctggatttggggatcctctgcctcctccttacagatcctctccagctccctcaggttggatggtgaacattggtggaagccattttcaggtatctccagagatgctcccttgggtttaggtccgggctccgttgggtcagtcaggaatggtcacagagatgttctgaagcctctgctgtgttattttagctgtgtgcttagggtcattgtcctgATGGAAGATGAACTTTCAGCCCAGAGCATCTGAAGAGTCCCCCCCACCCCTTCAATTACACCCAGTGGTCTTGTCCCTCCCCCCATAGCCCGATGCTGCCcctaccatgtgtcactgctgggattgtctTTGACAGCTGATGAGCAGCACCTTGTTTTCTCCACCTCTGAGAATTAACATCAAAAAGTTCTACCAGACCAtcgaatcttatttctcatagtctcatgtgttttgcacactgtgtgcggctttcatatgtcttgcactgaggagacacTTCTGTCTGCAGAAAGCCATAaaaccctgactggtggaggctgcagtgatgggagaaagttctacaAAATCCCCCATCTCCCTACTGTATTTTTGGAGCTcatccacagtgatcttggggattCTTTTTACCGCTCTCACCATGGCTATTCTCCCACAATTACTTGGATTGGCTggacttaggaaccttgagtgctacagaaattcttttggaatcttggccagatctgtgccttgccacaattctgtctctgagctccttgggcagtattttagacctcatgattcccaTGTGCTCTGATATGCACGGTGAGGATAtgtaggtgtgtgcctttcctaatcaagtccaatcagtttaattaaacacagctggactccaatgaaggagaagaaccatctcaaggaggatcagaaaaaaaaatggacagcATGCAATTTAattacagcaaagggtctgaatacttataaccgtgTGATATTTCCttgtatacattttattgttttttttttttttttaacttatttaaattttttgttaACTTATCGATTggatacaatgaaacaaagaatgaaaaattaaTATCCCCTTTAGAGGAAATCAAGAATcaaattccatcatgataaaccagggacattactcataaatccagtccccgtgactgtggtaatcttatattcgttatccatggcctccttccttctacaatcaacttatgCTAATAAACCCAAAGGGCTATGAGGAGCAttttcctgctgtaatctcacacagtgggaggaaggggcaggctcatgcacagtgtaacagcagcagcctgtgagctctggtaacgcccccacgagcccttctggctcattagcataatatgagttgattatagaaggaaggaggccatggatgaccaATATGAGATGATACcagagtcccggtgcctggatctatgagtaatgtccctgggttataatgatggattttagTAGATTTCTTTAAAACCCCACCACTTTACCTACTTTTGTAACAACCCCCAGCAGATGGGTGATACATGTATGATGGATATCTTACTACCAGGCCCCCCGAATAAACACAAGACGCATAAGGGtgacatggcattttgaacccatttttggtacATTATTAAGGAgtcccttaaaaaaaaatgaaattttagaaaatgcatgcatttttgacaggttttaccaatcaccttaattaaaactggtcaaaactggatgcgtttttggacggactgcttaaaaatggaccaaaaacgggtgcaaaacaccatgtgtggcatcaccctaagggaggAGATGTGACCCCAATTATCTTGCACCCCATTTgtaataaatacagtaaaaacacCTCTGTAGGGTCCCATTTGGTCTGTATCGCGCTGCAGTATAGAAATATTATGCCAATCTATAATACAAGTcgcacaaaaacacacacacacacatatatatatatatatatatttagttgtGGGtccaatatttgtttttttttgggggtggcAATAGTAATGAGCCTCCACGATTAGCAAATCCTGGAGTTTAGGACCATTAATAGGGGATATGTGCAGGAAAAAATCTCAAAATATCCCCAAAATATGAACACTAGAGGGAATGAGCCCCGCAcacatcctcccctcccccccccccccccccccccccaaggaggaagtctgggggtctctgtattACCCGGTATTACACAAGAAGGTCGTCGCCTCTTACCTTCACCCGGTTGATGCCGGCCTCCACCCGCAGCTGCTGCACCACCTTCTTCATAGCGGACACGTTCGCTGTTGCCGACATTTTGgttgcaaacttttttttttccgccCAACTTTtccgctgtgttctgcgcatgcgctttAATGTGCGACTCCCTGGCGGCGGAGGGGCGGGGCCAGGCGCGCCGCCGGCTCACAGGCTTGAGGCGTCGGGGTCGCGCTttgtgaggagggagggggcaggaaGGGCGGGAGATCACCGTCGTGTTGTTGTTGTTTCTCGTTTCCTGAGAGACTCTTTTTGTCAGGGCAGATAGTAGTGAAGCTTCCCCTGCACAAAGAGGACGTGACTGCGGTTACTTATTTATAGAAGTACAAGCTTTCTGTGCCAGATACCTCTCTGTACAGGGCACGGACAGTTTTGTGTGAAAATATAAATGTTACACTTTGGTCCTAAATAAACGCGCTCAGTGCTAATTTCAACATGAAATAATGTGGAAAGacgcttaataataataaataataattttaataataaaaaatatgtacattAATCAGTCATTTTTAGCACCATGAGGAAGTAGCGCTGCTCCTGAGGTGAAAATGGTGGCAAAATTGTGATGTATACGTAAATACTGATTATCAGCCCGCCAAATTCCCTGAGGGTGTTTTCCCAAgtttttgtcacatttttaaccggttaaggaccaggccctttttgtttttttcatttccatttttcactccccaccttcaaaaatctacaattttttttatttttacacgtaaagagctgtgtgacggcttgttttctgcttcatagtgatgatattgaatattccatgccgtgtcctgggaagcggcaaaaaattccaaattaagtgaaaattgtgaaaaaacgcatttgcgccgttttcttgtgggcttggattttgcggctttcactgtgcgccccaaatgacatgtctactttattctttgggttggtacgatcacgtggataccatatctgtaatgttttcatacatttacaaaaattaaatcctcctgtacaaaattatatattttttttattttgccatttctggcgctaataactttttcatacttcattgtacggagctgtgggtggcgtcattttttgcaacttttgatgaagttgtcaattatatcatttttaggactgtgcgacctttcgatcactttttattgattttttatatttttcataatggcaaaaaagtgccattttcgactttgggcgctattttccgttacggggttaaatgcagtgaaaacccgttattatattttgatagatcgggcattttcggacacgtcgataccttatgtgtttatgatttttctgtttatttatatttatatcagttctagggaaagggggggtgatttgaaatttttttttctttttactatttttcagactccctgtcatggcgatggatcgccgctcggCGATGACATCACAAGATGGGGGGtggcgcaatatgcagcaaagcccgtgagccctctctatgcaccgggacccgacatgtgcgCTGTGAATACACGCCGGGTGGTCGCAAACCAGTTAAACTCATCCAAAACACAAGTGGGAGCGGATTTGAACTGCAGACATCTAAGAGAGGGCTCTTTCATGTCTGGAGTCGGCTCCCCTTACTGAGCTGATTGCTCACTTTGCTACATTGCTAATCGGATCACCGCACCCTTTTTAACCTGATAAAATCGAggtaaaagtggtgtggagtgggcGACTGGTTGGACTGAGGCTCcgtattatatatttaattaggagccaaaagagccggctcttctgagtGAGCGGAACCTAATGATCCATTTTGTGCTTTTTGGTTATTTCTTCCGCTCCCTCTTGTTCCTCTGACATTTTTGTTGTCACTAGCCTTCAGGTGTCACATATCTTCCAGTGAGGAGCCTGAGGTGACACATAGCGGTGTCCTGTACCTGGGATCACATGACCAGCCATTGTAATACCTGCGCCAGGCATGAGGCTTCACATTACACTAACAAGTCATTTCTTACCATGTCAGACGGGACATAGATCATGTGTTACTGTATCTGTCAGATCTATTGTATTAGCCACTAAAGGaccacgagctgagctctctccatacacactgGGTGTCAGAAAACACCCACCCTTAAAATTATCGGTGCTGGCatattttgcgggacaagctgatattttcattgctactagtTCGGAACTatacaactttttttaaaatttttggacatttggcgatattttttgttttgttcacCCACCcggtaataataatttttatattttgatcgatcaagcattttggttttttttgctacctaacatgtttatgattttatttgtttatttttaatttcagttctagggaaataggGTATGGTATTGTAATATATATTTAGAACTTCTGGGATAATTTAATCCTAGGGGGTCTAAATGGATCCTAAGATATACTAcaaaacagtggcgtaactagaagctgatgggctccaGTGCTGTGCCAGGCCTCTGACTGTActctatggtttatagtaatagtcttctcatctgggaaagtgacaccataagggccccttaaacctcttgggcccaggtgcgaccgcaactTCTCTGCCCCGCCTCAAGTTACTCCCCTGCTACAAAACTACTGTGAAATACACATTGATGCACAGATCATGAGACTATAATACAgaaaaaaactctaaaaatatAGAGCAGAACCTATTCCCGCCAGTCTTTGTGGTGCAGTCTTTTAATATGGTCATCGGCGGTGTGAGCGGTGTCACTCACTGATGACAGATGGGCTGCAAGCAAATGATCAAGTTCCCTCAATGCTTTGGACTGTTGCCCAACAATTTGTAATGTTCACCTGTTATGGCTCCCAAGTTctaactgaaccccccccccccccattattgaTCACAACTTCTCAAACTTCCATCAACAGCTCTCTCACTCACTCAAAATGAGCTACCCACTTTACCACTGAATTCATCTGTAGCTTAGGACACAGACAGAGTTAGTATTGAGATGGTCCTAAAAATTgtagactaaggctgcattcacactaccgcaagggggacgtatatacggccgatatatgtcccccatagacggcaatgggcgcacggcgccctacgggagcggtacggtgcagcacacgtgcggcaccgtactgctccgtgccccgtgaaaaaataggacatgtcctactttttcagggcatacggcgccgtgcgccatatatccctatggagaggggcgggggtgagcagagctacggtacggcgggcaccggtcgtgtgaatccagcctaaggctACAGTCACACGTTCCGCAAGTCTTGCGATTGTAATATAACGCTAGCGCACGGGGGAGGCAGATCCCGTGACCGCAGCCTATGGATACATGCACATGTATACTAGCCGTTGTTTTAGCAGCTACCACATTGTCCGATGTGTTTCAATGGGCTTATATACTGTGGCCCTATGCATGAGCCATTTGCTCATGTCTGGGAGTTTATTTCTGCTGTCCATCAGTGTGTTTGAGGACCTCACACTCCAAAGACACACAAGcctacatctgcaaagagtttgtatgttgtctccatgtttgcgtgggtttcgcccaggtcctccggtttcctcccacattccaaaacatattgattggtggattagattgtgagccccgttggggacagggactgatttggcaagctctgtgaaaTCTGTGTAcgttatataaagaattattattatttgccacCCGTTACTGCCGCGGGGCACCATAttagtctatggggacgtatatatctgGCCGCATGTTTTATACATCCCCCCAACCGCTGTGTGAAAGCAGCTCTAGTCTTCCTCCCAACAAGGAAAAGTTGCAGTCACCTCATCTTTAATACTTTGTACTATGACATTACAGCTATTCAGATGAATGGCAGATTACATAATGCTGATATAGAATTGCTCCATGTTCTAGAACTTCATTATCTTCTATCACTTTAATCGACGTTCTAGAAAATTGTTCCAATCTTTTGACTTGTTGCCCTGAATAGTAAATCCAATCCATTGCTTGGCTCTGGATCAGCAGTATCAGCCTATAACCAAACCCCTAATTAACAAATTGCAGCCTTGCAATAAGTGGAGTAAGTAGTCTCCTGACTACAGAGGCGTTCCACACACTTGTAGGACAGGCACAACAAAACAAAGCTTATCTTGGCTTGTGATGCAGTATGCGGACATTACAGAGAGGTCCTGTGTATTTAGGGTGTGCCCATACACAACTACACACCGGCTCGCTGAGGCTGTTACCTGGGCACAACACTCAGCAATGACTATTGTGATTGGAATGGCTCTTAGCTGACCCAGGATTAGATACATTGGTTATTCAGGATGCAAAAGTTGACTTACGGTTTGGACTCATCATGGACAGCGATAAAGTTCAAACTCCAATGACTGAAACGAGGCCATCGACAGCGGGGGTGAGAGATTTTCCATATCTATCCGTATTGTATGTAGTTCTCTGGTGGGGGCATAATTCATGTATCAAAGGATATGGTTACGGTTTGAGAACATTGGGTCCCACTTATACGTCAACTGGGAAATTGAAATATCAATGAATGCTTCCAGTTCTTACGACCATGAGTCCAATTATCcatgtagcagctgctatggtgcTCAACAACCAAAGTGATGTTTGTGTCTACGGATGATGGAAAAGTCATTAAAGTGGATAAAAAGTCAAGTTTTAAGTTTTACTATACACATAATGACCTCTGCTATGGACTTCACTGTAGCATTACATTTCTTAACTGTCGATTTTGTTTTAATATGTTGTACATATGTCTGCCTATTTTATATTATTGTAGAATAGAGTGCATTATCTCTATTCGTTAAATACTATTTTGACTATGACATAACTGAGTACATTTATCCTGTACcatgatattactgtgtgtattatcccccttCTGTGTGACatggctgtgtgtattatcccccttCTGTGTGACATTGCTGTATGTATTCAAGAGTCATTCAAACAGGTGGGTTGGGACACTCCAGGCAAAGCAAGTATTTTCCATTTGCTACATTATGGCTTTTCATATAACAGTTTATTTTCTGTTCTTTTTCGTGCTGCCCCTGAATCTGCCTCtactcagggtcggctccaggttcaggaggcctctgggtgacagagcctcagggggccccttttcagtgaactcacatggcagcattaaaaattcagaaactaaaacagtctcctgttccctaaaatattccctagtttatcatcccaaacagccccccccccatgaacattttatatacagcccatcatggttattttatataagcccctctcaccccctatggattcattagaagcAGCCccgctcacccccatggattccttatgtgggccccgcagcagccctgggccccagcacattctcaggtatgcccagtgttggcaccggccctgtctatagtgacacactttttatacttcagtCTATGGAAATCTGTGTGTCACTCATTACTGGCTACAGAAGTTTAATTGGCGGGGGAACTACTATCACATTTACTAATAGTATTTAGACAGGTTCAGAGTTAGTGACATTGAGGGTTTCCGTTTTAGGAGGTGAATGGaaaagtgtgaactgagccttaaaaTAAGTAGCACACAGTTCAGCCTCCCTGACTAAATGATCATGGCATCTCAATCTTCTGCTTTTAAACAGAAAGGTATTTGCAGTATTTAGGGTACGTCCTTACAGATAATCAGGCAGTGCCCAGGGTTCCTTGTTCTTAGCAATCAAACTTTCTTACCCAGGTTCTGGTGATCTAGACATCAATGGGAAACAATAAGAACTTTAATCATTGACTAGACAGTTATATGCCCTACCAGCTGATGTCTGGTATATGCAGGGTCCTTGGATACAAATGTTTCTTTATAGGTAGATGTTAGGCTTTGTATATTAGGCCAAAAATTTGTTAAACTAGAAAATGTCCATTCTGAAACGGAATCTTTGTAATGATGGAGTTCTATACACCTAGATGATTCATTGCATATATGTAATGTAGGACTGTCTGTACTTCCAGCTGATAGAACTACATGTCTATCTTGTGCCAGAAGATCTGTGGAATCCCGGATTAAATAAAGTTTCTATTGATGTGATCTCAAGATTTATTTCACTTGGATTCATCAGGTAAGACAATGTGGGTCTCATCCAAAGATGAGTAGACCACAGCAGACTAGACACAGGGGCTCAGAGCAGATTTAAAggacattactggtggtagagggTCATAAATAGTCTGCTTGttatgtctaggggatggggTGACTGTGTTTTACTTGGATTTCGGCATCTTTATGTCCAAAATAACACTTTGTAAAACAGCCGGAGGCGCTCAGGGTGACGGCGCCCGATCGCCTCTCGCATTCCCCGAACATAAATTTTTTTTGCGCTCCACCCTGTTGCACGCCTCCTCCTGCCACTACCCGGGAAACTAGGATCCAGCCGTGACATCAGAGCCGGGATGTGGAGAGAACTGGTCGTGTACTCTCTCTCTCCCAGCGGAGGGCGTGAATAAATTAAGGTCCATGGAAGCCGAGAGGCGCTCGGGCGCCATCAGCCTGAGCACCGccggcacttttacaaagttattatttcagaCATGAAGATGCTAAAATACTAGTaaaacacagccccccccccccccaatccctaGACATAACAAGAagcctatttaggacactttAGATGACCTAGATGACCTTTAACTCTGttccctcacctcctgtctccagccaccctcccatatagattgtttcctgatctctgtagtttttgtatttgcatttattcttgtcttaatgtaatctaTGTAAATCCCTTACGGATTGCCATGGAATTATCGgtactctataaataaataatgataatgatTTAGCCAATCATGTCCTATTtgaatttgttacaatgtatcaaaaATTACTACAATATAATTGCTCTTACAGCAAAGAATCCTTAACTATATCAATAGGGAATTGCTCTTACTAACATGCTTACATGCCGAAGGGTT from Engystomops pustulosus chromosome 10, aEngPut4.maternal, whole genome shotgun sequence harbors:
- the GNG5 gene encoding guanine nucleotide-binding protein G(I)/G(S)/G(O) subunit gamma-5, with translation MRRTQRKSWAEKKKFATKMSATANVSAMKKVVQQLRVEAGINRVKVSQAAADLKQFCMQNAQHDPLLTGISSSTNPFRPPKVCSFL